TATCTTGTATCGCCGTTTTGGTTTTACTCACCGCGGCTTGCTCTGAAGCCCCGAAAGAAGACATTGCAGCTAGTACGAGCCAAGTTCAAACAGATGTTGCCAATCCTGTGCCTGTGGGTGACAGCAGTCAACATTCGCTCGATTGGGCAGGTAGCTATGAAGGTGTGTTGCCTTGCGCAAGTTGTGAAGGTATACAAACCCTAATGACACTTAAAGCTGATAATAGCTTTGTTGAGGAAACTGTTTATTTGGGCAAAGACGAGAAAATTTTCAAACTGACTGGCAAAGTGACATGGGGCGAGCAGGGCCAAAAAATCATCTTGCCAGATGGCACACAATATCTGGTTGGTGAAAATCAGTTGATCAGATTGGACACTCAAGGCAATAGAATTACTAGTCAGCTTGCTGCTAATTATGTGTTGAAAAAGAAACCATAGCAGTGGGTTTATATGAAGAACTGAACTTCGCACTTCAGTTTATGGCAATGAAAAATACTCTTGCCTCTAAAACATTAAATATTAACAGCTCAACCAGGGAACGGTTATCAGACTCAGACATGAGTAACTCTTATCGATATTGACGATATCAATTCTAGTTTGGGCTGTACCGCAATATGACATATTCAGCTAAAGCGTGACTTTGAATCCACAAGTACCAAGGATCCGCTATCGAGATTGCTCACCCACTTAGTCATTAATGGCGTTAGGTCAGCACGAATACTAAGCAGGCTGATGGAGCTCTGTTTGAAATATACATCTATTTCAACGCTAAGTCGGTGTGCTTATTGAATGTAAATCTAACTAAGTATTGATACTTAAAAGTGCTGACGGTTGTCGATAGCCCTTTCTACAGTGGGTGTTGAGCCTGCTTCTCCTAATCACTATGCAATCTAAAAGCCAACTAAATACAAGGTGTTCAGCAATCATAATGACATTTATCAACTTGAGATCAAACGCTCAAAATCAACATTTTCCGCATTAGCGTGTAAATTTATTACTGTATTATTGTTCTGTAATTACTATTTTTGATACAAAAAAATCATTTAAGTAACATTCCATAGTGCATTTATCTTATGACGATGCATTGCCTTTTCCAATTGACTATAAGAAGTATTCAATGAAAAGTATCAACACTCTTACGACAGCCTCAGTGCTGTTACTTATTTGCAGTAGTCCAGTGCAAGCCGATAATTTCTCTGCTGATAACTACCTGTTTGGTGATATCGGTGGTATTCGCAGCCAGATGCATAATGCTGGTGTTGACGTTAGCTTAGGTTATACCTTTGAAACAGGTGGCAACCTAAACGGTGGACAACGTCATGCGACTAGCTATGCCGACCAAACTGTCCTTGGTGCTAATTTCGACCTCGAAAAATTACTTGAACTGTCCGGTGCCAACTTCCACGTTGCGTTAACTAATCGAGGTGGGCAGAGCCAAAACATTAATGATAAAGCCGAAATTGGCCAATTAATGCAGTCAATAGAAGTGTTTGGTCGTGGCCGAGTTACCCGTATTTCAGAATTCTACTATGAGCAA
The Shewanella vesiculosa DNA segment above includes these coding regions:
- a CDS encoding copper resistance protein NlpE, whose protein sequence is MNKSISCIAVLVLLTAACSEAPKEDIAASTSQVQTDVANPVPVGDSSQHSLDWAGSYEGVLPCASCEGIQTLMTLKADNSFVEETVYLGKDEKIFKLTGKVTWGEQGQKIILPDGTQYLVGENQLIRLDTQGNRITSQLAANYVLKKKP